The window TGCCGTAGAAGGCCGCATGGCCGAGGGATATCTGGCCCGCAAAGCCGAGCAGCAGATTCAGCCCCACCACGATGATGGCGTTGATGCAGGCCAGTGTGAGCGTGCTGACATAGTAGGGGTTGGGCAGCACATAGGGCATGGCGAGCATGGCCGCAAAGAACAGGGCAACCGGCAGCAGGGAGCCACCCGCAAGACGGGAAAGGAAACCGGAGGAAATCATACGCGCTTCACCTCCGCCTTGCCGAACAGACCGGAGGGCCGCACGAAGAGCAGCAGCAAGAGAATGATGAAGGCGAACGCATCCTTGTAGGCCGAGGAGATCACCCCTGCCCCGAAGGATTCCAGCACGCCGATCACAAGCCCGCCCGCCGCAGCGCCGAAGGGATTGCCCAGACCGCCGAGGATGCAGGCAGCAAACCCCTTGAGCCCGAGCAGGATGCCCACGTCGAAGGAGGTCATGGTCATGGGCGCCAGAATCACGCCCCCAACAGCCCCCACAAGGGCGGAGATCATGAATGAAAGCAGCACCATCTGTTCAACGCCAATGCCCACAAGCCACGCGGCCTTGCGCTGGTAGGAACAGGCCAGCATGGCCTTACCGAAGATGGATTTGCGGAAAAAGGTGCGCAGAGCATAAAGCACCACGGCGGCAATGCCCAGAATCCACAGACTCTGCGGCATCAGCGCTGCCCCGCCGATCAGGATGGGCTCCGTGCCGGAAAAATGCGGCAAAGCATGCGTATCCTTGTCCCAGAGCAGCATGACGATACTGCGGATGAGAATGGAAATACCGATGGTAATGATGACAAGGTTGATGGGCGGCGCGTTCCGCACGGGGCGTATGGCAATGCGCTCCACCAAAGCCCCCACAAGGGTGGCCCCGAGCACCGCAAGCACCACCGAAAGTGGCAGCGGCAGCCCCAGCATGGCCTGACAGATGACGGCCAGCATACCACCGAGCATCACGAACTCGCCCTGTGCGAAGTTGATGAGCCCTGTGGTATTGAAAATGATGGTGAACCCCAATCCCGTAAGACCGTACGTCGCCCCCACGGTCAGGCCGGAAAACAGGTATTGCAGAAAGCTGGAAGAATCCATCTCGTCAACCATGTTCAAAGGTGATGCCTCATGCACTCCAGGGGAATCTGAGACCTTCGGCAACCTGAGCCGCTGCCGGATGACGGGTTCCGGCGAGGGGCCAATCTCGCTTCTTTTTTACCCTTTTGTCAACTTCGAGAATGACGAAAACAAAGTTCCCTCCACAGCTTTCTGCGGATACCCACAATCCACAAAAAAAGCCCCGCCGGAGCGGGGCTGAAAATGCACTATAGGTCGACAATGGATCCCGATCCCTCTCGGGATCGTCCCACCTTGTCCACAAGGTCGTCGAATCCCTCCCCGGTCCATGGCTGCCCGGCCATGCGACCGTAAAGGTCGCGCGCCTCCTCGAAACCACTATTGATGCGCAGGGCGGTCACAAGCGCTTCCATGCCCTTATCCCGCTCTTCCAGCAGGCAGTAGGCTTTGGAAAGGTTGAAATAAATGTTCTCGTCTGACGGCGAAATCTCCAGCGCCTGCAGATAGGCACGCACCGCTCCCTGCAGGTCGCCGTTGCGACGCAGCTTCACGCCCAGCGTATTGAAGGGGTTGGCCGCTGTGCTGTCCACCTTGAGGATGTCGATGAAGAGTTCCTTCACCTCCTCCAGCCGGTCGAACTGCGCATAGGTATCGGCCGCCCTCTTCAGGAAGCGTTTGTACTGCTCCATATCGCCCTTGCCCCGGAAGGCCTCGGCAAGCCCCTGATACGCCTCCGCGAACAGCTCGTTGATCTTGAGCGCCTTGTTGAAGGAGACAATGGCCTTGCCATACTTCTGCTTAAGCAGATAGCGGCAGCCCATGTCGTAGTACTGCTGGGCCTCCTCGTGCAGGGCGAGAATCTCTTCGAATTCCTCGATGGCGTCGTCGTAACGTCCCATGGCGAGCAGCTGCTTGGCATCGCTGATCTGCTGCTCTTCAATTTCGGTGAACGTGGTCAGCTTGAGCGCGGTGCCCACGTGGCGTTCAAAGGTATCCACGGAATAGGGACGAAGGATGTATCCGGCGCATCCGGCGGCAATGGCGTCCAGCACGGCGTTGCGGTCATTCTCCGCCGTGACCATGACCACGGGAACATGCTTGAGGGTAGCGTTCTTCTTGAGCAGGCGCAGGAAACTGCGGCTGTCCATGTCGCCGATATTGGAGTCGCAGAGAATGAGGTCGCAAGGGTTGGCGCACAGGTACCCGAAGGCGTCCATACCGGAAGCAAAGGATGCCCCCAAAGCCAGCCTCTGACGGGCAATAGCTGCTTTATCCTGATCTTCATGCTCCTTACGGGCTGTGACAAGCACTACCTTCGGCGCATTCTCCCTGAACCGCATCATATCTCTCCCGAACCTCCCCGAAACAGCCTGCAGACCAGCCTGTCAGACCTGAAAATCTCAACGTACGTAAGAGTATGCGCTTTTTAGCGCCACATCAAGAGGATGAGCACCGCACAAGCCAGAAAATCAACGTGATACTGCACGAAACGCAAGACGGCACCGCCTTTCGGCTGTCCGCCCTTGCGAAAACCTCCGGCTGCGGGCACAACAGCACAAGCACCTGAACCCAATGCATCCGCATGGCGGGCTTCAGGAATGCTTGTCGCCAATCGCTGAAAGGAGCCTCCATGCCGGAAACCCACGCCCCTGAGACCAATACTGAAGATACATCCACCCCGCTTCTGGACGTCCGGAACCTGACGACGGTGTTTCATACCGCCAAGGGCACGGTCACGGCCGTGGATGGCGTAAGCTTCACACTCAGGGCAGGACGGACATTAGGGCTGGTGGGAGAATCCGGCTGCGGCAAGAGTGTAACGGCCCTTTCCATCATGCGCCTGTTGTCGCTGCCCGCCGGTGAAACCGTTGCGGGAAGCGTGCTGTTCAACGGCAAGGACCTGCTTGCGCTGTCCGAAAAGGAAATGCGCACCGTTCGCGGCAACGATATCTCCATGATCTTTCAGGAACCCATGACCTCGCTCAACCCCGTCTTCAAGGTGGGGGAACAGGTGGCCGAAGTCATTCGCCTGCACAAAAAGACGGACAAACGCGGCGCATGGGGTGAAGCTGTCGAATTGCTGCGCAAGGTGGGCATACCCGCACCGGAACGCCGTGCAGAGGAGTATCCGCACCAGATGAGCGGCGGCATGCGCCAGCGCGTGATGATTGCCATGGCACTGGCCTGCTCGCCGAGACTGATCATTGCCGACGAGCCCACCACCGCGCTTGACGTCACCATTCAGGGACAGATTCTGGATCTCATGAAAGACATGTCGCAGAGTACGGGAGCCGCGCTCATGCTCATCACCCACGATCTGGGGGTTGTGGCGGAAACAGCGGAAGACGTTGTTGTCATGTATGCGGGCAGAATTGTGGAACAGGCTCCGGTGCACTCACTCTTCAGCACCCCGCTGCATCCATACACACAGGGGCTGCTCAAATCCCTGCCCGTGCATCCGGGCACGGGAAACCTGTCGGCAAAAAAGCCCAGAAGCCTGCAGGCAATTCCCGGCACAGTCCCCTCGCTGCACGCACTGCCCCGTGGCTGCAAGTTCAACGACCGTTGCCCGCACGCCTTTGACCGATGCAGGAGTGAAGAACCGGCCCTGCTGACAGGCGGGGCGGAGCATCATGTCAGATGCTGGCTGCATGCCTAGGCCCATCCCCACCGGATCATCTTCAAACAAAAAAAGAAGGGCGGTATATACAACCGCCCTTTCCACTACCCTCCAAGGGTAGTCAGGATCGCCCCAAAATGCTTCAGTCTCCCGAAGCGTGCCACCAATAGAAATCCCGAAAAGCCACACCCGCTTCCATCTCGCGGCAGCTGCCTTCCTTCAACTGCCTTCTGCCCTTTTTTCCAATCCGTGGCTATTAGGCAAAACCCCACTTTTTATGGTAGGGTTTTGCCCCAGCCAGTAACAATTCTTTACATTATGCAGGGAATCCAGCATAATAGACTACAACGCCGAGTCCTTTTCTGCGGAATGTTTATTCTAAGAGAAACAGATGGATACAAGCATACTTCTGGTCGAAGACCTCGATATCGTCCGCCAAGGACTCCGGGCTCTGCTTTCCGCCCGCGAAGGCTACACCATAGTAGGGGAAGCTGCGGACGGACTTGAAGCCGTGCAAATGACCGCCGAAAAGAAGCCGGACATCGTTCTGATGGACCTGCACCTGCCGCACATGGATGGCCCGGATGCCATCCGCCAGATCAAGAAAAGCTATCCGAATACCAAGATCATCGCCCTGACCGCAGACAGCAAAGACCGCATGCTGTTCAAATCACTGAACGCTGGCGTGGATGGGTATATTCTCAAGAAAGCCAACTGCGAAGACCTGATACGCGCCATACAGACCGTATTGCTCGGCAAGGCCTACATCAGCCCGGACCTTTCAGGTCATCTTGTGGAACAATATCGGAGGGAGGGGGCCATTTCGCAGGAGAGTCCGCTGGATGCCCTCAGTGACAGAGAACAGCAGGTGCTCAAGCTCATTGCCGGCGGCATGGGCAACAAGGCCATCGCGGAAAAACTGTGTATCAGCCACAAGACCGTGGAAAAACACAAGGCCAACCTGAAGAAGAAAATCGCCGTCACCAATACGGCCGCACTCGTCTCCTTCGCCATGGACCACGGCCTGCTGGAAGAGCTCTAGCCGTCATAATCAGACCGGAAGCCTGTCCGGTTCTTACGCCCCGTACACAAGCAAACGCAACACGGCTGCCATGCGCGCCGTTTCTTCCGCATTGCCTGCCTGAACCGCGTCCTTCAGAACCTCGGCACATTCCGCCAGTATCTGCTGCCCGAACGACAGGGCAGCCCCCTTCAGCGAATGCGCGGCTCGGGCCGCATTCTCATTATCCCCGTTACGGATGTGCATCTCACACTGCCCCAGAAGCTCATGCACTGTCTCCACGAGCCGTGGAATCAGGGAAAGCAGCGGCTCGGGCACCTGATTCCCGAAGGGGCATCCGGCCTCATCATTCCTGCCAACTACGCCGATGCGCACCGCCGCCTCGGCCAGAATCATTCTGGCGCGCTCCTTCTTCACCGGCCACGGCACAGCCTGCGCGCCCTGCGGCAGCACGCCGGAA is drawn from Desulfovibrio mangrovi and contains these coding sequences:
- a CDS encoding branched-chain amino acid ABC transporter permease is translated as MVDEMDSSSFLQYLFSGLTVGATYGLTGLGFTIIFNTTGLINFAQGEFVMLGGMLAVICQAMLGLPLPLSVVLAVLGATLVGALVERIAIRPVRNAPPINLVIITIGISILIRSIVMLLWDKDTHALPHFSGTEPILIGGAALMPQSLWILGIAAVVLYALRTFFRKSIFGKAMLACSYQRKAAWLVGIGVEQMVLLSFMISALVGAVGGVILAPMTMTSFDVGILLGLKGFAACILGGLGNPFGAAAGGLVIGVLESFGAGVISSAYKDAFAFIILLLLLFVRPSGLFGKAEVKRV
- a CDS encoding tetratricopeptide repeat protein, whose product is MMRFRENAPKVVLVTARKEHEDQDKAAIARQRLALGASFASGMDAFGYLCANPCDLILCDSNIGDMDSRSFLRLLKKNATLKHVPVVMVTAENDRNAVLDAIAAGCAGYILRPYSVDTFERHVGTALKLTTFTEIEEQQISDAKQLLAMGRYDDAIEEFEEILALHEEAQQYYDMGCRYLLKQKYGKAIVSFNKALKINELFAEAYQGLAEAFRGKGDMEQYKRFLKRAADTYAQFDRLEEVKELFIDILKVDSTAANPFNTLGVKLRRNGDLQGAVRAYLQALEISPSDENIYFNLSKAYCLLEERDKGMEALVTALRINSGFEEARDLYGRMAGQPWTGEGFDDLVDKVGRSREGSGSIVDL
- a CDS encoding ABC transporter ATP-binding protein produces the protein MPETHAPETNTEDTSTPLLDVRNLTTVFHTAKGTVTAVDGVSFTLRAGRTLGLVGESGCGKSVTALSIMRLLSLPAGETVAGSVLFNGKDLLALSEKEMRTVRGNDISMIFQEPMTSLNPVFKVGEQVAEVIRLHKKTDKRGAWGEAVELLRKVGIPAPERRAEEYPHQMSGGMRQRVMIAMALACSPRLIIADEPTTALDVTIQGQILDLMKDMSQSTGAALMLITHDLGVVAETAEDVVVMYAGRIVEQAPVHSLFSTPLHPYTQGLLKSLPVHPGTGNLSAKKPRSLQAIPGTVPSLHALPRGCKFNDRCPHAFDRCRSEEPALLTGGAEHHVRCWLHA
- a CDS encoding response regulator; its protein translation is MDTSILLVEDLDIVRQGLRALLSAREGYTIVGEAADGLEAVQMTAEKKPDIVLMDLHLPHMDGPDAIRQIKKSYPNTKIIALTADSKDRMLFKSLNAGVDGYILKKANCEDLIRAIQTVLLGKAYISPDLSGHLVEQYRREGAISQESPLDALSDREQQVLKLIAGGMGNKAIAEKLCISHKTVEKHKANLKKKIAVTNTAALVSFAMDHGLLEEL
- a CDS encoding Hpt domain-containing protein; amino-acid sequence: MSAVSALPVLPVLLIEPVASNCSLLTHWLNAAAEDLGIACEICRCSEPVVASRHPSLVFLSPMMAEALAGQSGFAACLLWVHGGSGVLPQGAQAVPWPVKKERARMILAEAAVRIGVVGRNDEAGCPFGNQVPEPLLSLIPRLVETVHELLGQCEMHIRNGDNENAARAAHSLKGAALSFGQQILAECAEVLKDAVQAGNAEETARMAAVLRLLVYGA